In Desulfobacterales bacterium, the genomic window CAAGTTTCTGTGATTCAATTCATGGTAGATAATCATGAAAGAATTATAAGAAATAGAGATAATATCCTACAGAAAGATAATAAACCACAAGATTCGCCTATCAAAGAACTTACAAAAAAAGATATTCCGCAAAAAAAAGTTTTACCCTCTGAATCTAAAACTAAAGAAAACGTTAAACCCCAAATAAAAAATCCTCCTTCGGAAAATAATATCTATAAACAAAGTTATGATAAAGCTTTTGAAGCATACAAAAAAAATGAATATGAAAATGCCTTAACCTTGTTTAAACTCTTTGAAGAAAAATACCCTGTAAACGATCTTTCTGATAATGCCCTTTACTGGGCAGGAGAATGTTATTATAGCCAGAAAAAATTCAATGAAGCTATAGAAGTATTCAAAAAATTATTACAAAAATATCCAAATGGAAGTAAAGTCCCTGACGCCCTTTTAAAAATAGGATATTGCTATATTTCTTTAGGAGAAAAAGAAAAAGGATATACATACTTAAAAGAGGTAGTTAAAAATTTCCCATTCAGCCCCGCAGGAGCAAAAGCTGAAGAAGATTTACGGCGTTTAAATTAAGTTTGTCAAATAATTTATACTTCAATAATATAATTTATACTTCAATAATAATTAATTGTTATGAATGAAATTTTATGGTGGTTTACCTTAAAAAGTACTCCAGGTATTGGAAATTGCTTATTTAAAAGGCTGATTAAACATTTCGGTTCGCCAAAAAATGTGATCGAAGCATCAATAGAAGAGCTTATGAACGTTAAAGGTCTGTCTTATGCCGTTTCTTGTAATATAAAAAAATATAAAATACCTGAAGAATTAAAAGAAGAAATTAATATCGCCCAAAAAAAAGGCTATAGAATAATTACAATGAATGAAGCCGATTATCCTGCCCTTTTATTGGAAATACCTGACCCGCCTCCATTTTTATATGTATATGGCGATATTCCTGATACTTCTACTTCAATAGCTATCGTAGGCTCAAGAAATGCAACAGAATATGGTCTTTCAACAGCAAAAAAGCTCGCTAAAGATTTAGCTGCTCATAATATAGTTGTAATAAGTGGAATGGCAAGAGGCATAGATGCAAGCGCTCATATAAGTTCAATAACAAATCAAGGTAAAACTTTAGCCGTGCTTGGAAGCGGATTTGAACATATATACCCCTATGAACATACCGAACTATTTCATCAAATTGCAAAAAATGGTGCTGTCATATCAGAATTCTATTTAAATACAAAGCCAAACTCTTACAATTTCCCTGTCAGAAACAGAATCATAAGCGGAATAAGTCTTGGAACAATAGTAATTGAAGCATCCTTAAAAAGCGGCGCCCTTATAACTGCAAGACTCGCATTAGAACAAGGCAGAGAAGTCTTTGCCGTGCCAGGAAGCATTAATTCATTTAAGAGTACTGGTGCCCATAATCTTTTAAAACAAGGAGCAAAACTTGTCGAAACAGTTAATGATATTCTTGATGAAATTATATATTTACAACAGAATAAATTTTATCAAAACAAAAACAAAAAAAATGTAATACAAAAAGAAAATAATTTATCATCTGATGAAACCATTGTTTTTAGTTCCCTTGAGCCGTATCCCTTGCATATAGACAATATAGCGGATAAACTTTCAATGGAAGTTTCTAAAGTATTAGGAGTTCTTCTTACTCTTGAATTAAAAGGAATAGTAAGTCAGCTACCAGGAACCTTTTTTAAATTAAATGAGGAATAACGTGAGTAAATCAGTAGTAGTTGTGGAGTCCCCAACAAAAGTAAAAACAATAAAAAAATATCTTGGCAAAGATTTTGATGTCGTCGCCACAATGGGACATTTGAAAGACCTTCCCAAAAAAGATATCGGTGTTGATATAAATAATAATTTTTTACCGACTTATGAAATTATCGCTGGAAAACAAAAAGTAATTACAGCATTAAAACAATCTGCCACTAATGCCGCAGATGTTTTCCTTGCCCCTGACCCTGATAGAGAGGGTGAAGCTATTGCTTTTCATGTAAAAGATATTTTAAAAAAGAAAGGAAGGAATTTTTATAGGGTACTTTTCCATGAGCTAACAAAAAAAGGAATAACTGATGCTCTTGCAACTCCCCAATCTCTGAATGAAAGTAAATACGATGCCCAACAAGCCCGGAGAATACTTGACAGACTTGTTGGATATCAAATATCCCCTCTTCTTTGGAAAAAAGTAAAATATGGATTAAGCGCTGGTAGAGTGCAATCCGTAGCTGTAAGAATAATATGCGAAAGGGAAAGAGCTGTTCAGATATTTCTACCTGAAGAATATTGGTCAATAACAGCTCTCCTTGAGGGAAAAAATCCCCCTCAATTTTCAGCAAAACTCGCTAAAAAAAATAATAAAAATATTAAACTCCCAGATGAAAAAAGTAGCACTGAGGTATTAGAAGAATTAAAAAATGAATCTTTTATTGTAGATAAAATTACAAAAAAAACTGTTAAACGTAATCCTCAGCCACCTTTCATTACAAGTAAACTCCAGCAAGAAGCCATAAAAAAATTAAATTTTTCT contains:
- the ybgF gene encoding tol-pal system protein YbgF gives rise to the protein MKSKIPPAPIKPQASEANNKNVEELKDQITILSKKIDEIYHQVSVIQFMVDNHERIIRNRDNILQKDNKPQDSPIKELTKKDIPQKKVLPSESKTKENVKPQIKNPPSENNIYKQSYDKAFEAYKKNEYENALTLFKLFEEKYPVNDLSDNALYWAGECYYSQKKFNEAIEVFKKLLQKYPNGSKVPDALLKIGYCYISLGEKEKGYTYLKEVVKNFPFSPAGAKAEEDLRRLN
- the dprA gene encoding DNA-protecting protein DprA encodes the protein MNEILWWFTLKSTPGIGNCLFKRLIKHFGSPKNVIEASIEELMNVKGLSYAVSCNIKKYKIPEELKEEINIAQKKGYRIITMNEADYPALLLEIPDPPPFLYVYGDIPDTSTSIAIVGSRNATEYGLSTAKKLAKDLAAHNIVVISGMARGIDASAHISSITNQGKTLAVLGSGFEHIYPYEHTELFHQIAKNGAVISEFYLNTKPNSYNFPVRNRIISGISLGTIVIEASLKSGALITARLALEQGREVFAVPGSINSFKSTGAHNLLKQGAKLVETVNDILDEIIYLQQNKFYQNKNKKNVIQKENNLSSDETIVFSSLEPYPLHIDNIADKLSMEVSKVLGVLLTLELKGIVSQLPGTFFKLNEE